The Miltoncostaea oceani genome includes a region encoding these proteins:
- a CDS encoding cytosine permease — protein MGGDGWIRRLGPWVGIGTSPAALMTGGGVGRGLRGGELVAALVTGVALLAGIALLQGLIGQRTGRTLGALTAGPLGVVGSRRSASVVMLAMMIGWFGVNVGVAGVAVARLTGMPDLAGIAVFAVLMLGVVTFGLGALSWSALVAGLATTGLAAYGLHLAFADREVTLSGGEAGSHPISFTAAVALMVGYGAAFSLRTPDFTHDLARPRQVVWCALAGLVVPVLVFTLAGAALQAATGSFDLADVLRDLGSPGIAYLFVAVGFTGSVLTNIWSGGLSLTDVAPGIPHAAALVGVTVVGGIVAAGGLADHMLPWLTVMALAAPGLVAVCAIHALRGGPAIAGWGTTGLCCWGAGFGCGIALHLAGSGLALPAAAAVPAIGYWWFGPTEERNLADANAGG, from the coding sequence ATGGGCGGCGACGGGTGGATCCGGAGGCTCGGACCGTGGGTCGGCATCGGCACGAGCCCCGCGGCGCTCATGACCGGCGGGGGCGTCGGGCGCGGCCTGCGCGGCGGTGAGCTGGTCGCCGCGCTCGTGACGGGCGTGGCCCTCCTGGCGGGCATCGCCCTGCTGCAGGGGCTGATCGGCCAGCGCACCGGCAGGACCCTCGGCGCCCTGACCGCCGGGCCGCTCGGCGTCGTGGGGAGCCGGCGGAGCGCGTCGGTGGTGATGCTCGCGATGATGATCGGGTGGTTCGGGGTCAACGTCGGCGTGGCGGGGGTCGCCGTCGCCCGCCTGACGGGGATGCCCGACCTCGCCGGCATCGCCGTCTTCGCCGTCCTGATGCTCGGCGTCGTGACGTTCGGCCTGGGGGCGCTCTCGTGGTCGGCGCTCGTCGCGGGCCTCGCGACGACGGGGCTCGCCGCGTACGGCCTGCACCTCGCGTTCGCCGACCGAGAGGTGACCCTGTCGGGCGGCGAGGCCGGCTCCCACCCGATCTCGTTCACCGCGGCCGTGGCCCTCATGGTCGGCTACGGCGCCGCGTTCTCCCTGCGCACCCCCGACTTCACGCACGACCTCGCCCGGCCCCGCCAGGTGGTGTGGTGCGCCCTCGCGGGCCTGGTCGTCCCGGTGCTGGTCTTCACCCTCGCCGGCGCCGCCCTGCAGGCGGCGACGGGGTCGTTCGACCTCGCCGACGTCCTGCGCGACCTCGGGAGCCCCGGGATCGCGTACCTGTTCGTGGCCGTCGGGTTCACGGGCTCGGTGCTGACGAACATCTGGTCGGGCGGGTTGTCCCTCACCGACGTCGCCCCCGGGATCCCCCACGCGGCGGCTCTGGTGGGCGTGACGGTGGTCGGCGGGATCGTCGCCGCGGGGGGTCTCGCCGACCACATGCTGCCGTGGCTGACGGTGATGGCGCTGGCGGCCCCGGGCCTGGTGGCGGTCTGCGCGATCCACGCGCTCCGCGGGGGACCCGCGATCGCCGGGTGGGGAACTACGGGACTGTGCTGCTGGGGGGCCGGATTCGGCTGCGGAATCGCTCTTCACCTGGCAGGCTCTGGCCTTGCGCTCCCCGCGGCCGCCGCGGTACCCGCGATCGGGTACTGGTGGTTCGGTCCGACGGAGGAGCGGAATCTTGCGGATGCGAATGCGGGGGGCTGA